The genome window CCCGATATGGGCGGCATGGGTGGCATGGGTGGTATGGGCGGCATGGGTGGTATGGGCGGCATGGGTGGCATGGGGATGATGTAGGCCTGCTGCCACAACGCTAATTTGAACATCTAAACTCATTGGAGCAGTAGCTATTACAAGCTGCTGCTTTTTTAGCTTTAGGAGTACAACTTCATCCCATGAGATTTCTGGGCTTGGGTGGAGTGAGCTTTGCCCAACTAGCAAAATCAACGTGCTGGAATAGTACTCAATCCTGATTGAATTGCTTAAGATGGCGGTGCGCGTCTTGTCCAAAACTCTCTATGTCTAACCGACCGAGTCAACCATTGCGTGGTTTCAATTCCCAAACTCCTAAGAACGCTTTCGACTTGTCTGAAGCAAGTCTTTTAGGAGACGAACCGTCCTATATTGACTATTTCTATGACCAGCCCGGGAGCATGCCCGGAACGCTCAAGATTGAGGTCGATGCGCCACCCCCAGTCATAGTTCTGATCGACTACAGTGATACCAAAGCGACAAAAGTAGAGATTGAAGCACCAGAGGAGTGTGAGCCTTACCTGGATACTGAATCAGTGTCTTGGGTGGATGTGAAAGGGCTAGGCAGTGAGGACATCTTGAAGCGGTTAGGCCATGTATTCAATTTGCATCCGCTCGTCCTAGAAGATATCGTCAATGTGCCGCAGCGACCCAAGGTTGAAGAGTACGAAGACCAACTGTTAATTGTGGCGCGGATGGTAACGCTGCAAGCCAACGGGCAAAGCTTCATTAGTGAGCAAGTGAGCTTTATCTTGGGGCAGCATTATCTGCTGACTGTACAAGAAGAACCAGACCATGACTCTTTCGGGCCAGTCCGAGAGCGAATTCGCTGTAATAAAGGAACGATTCGGAAACAAAAGTCTGATTACCTCACCTATGCCCTCTTAGACTCGATTATTGACGGGTTTTTTCCGGTTTTAGAAGCCTATGGAGAACGGATTGAGGAGTTAGAAGACGAGGTTGTCTCAAACCCTACCAGACAAACCCTCGAAAAAATTCATGGAATCAAGCGAGAACTGTTGACCCTACGCCGCTCTATTTGGCCTCAACGCGATGCCATTAACATGCTAATTCGTGACGGCAGTGACCTGATTAGCCATGACGTGCAGATTTACTTGCGGGACTGCTATGACCATACAGTTCAGGTGCTTGACATGGTAGAAACCTATCGAGAGTTAGCCTCTAGCTTGATGGATGTCTACCTATCCTCGGTCAGCAACCGCATGAACGAGATTATGAAAACTCTCACAGTGATTTCAGCCATTTTTATTCCCCTGACTTTTGTGGCTGGTATTTATGGCATGAATTTCAACACAGAAATCTCTCCTTGGAATATGCCTGAGTTGAACTGGTACTTAGGGTATCCAGCCTGCTTAACCCTGATGGTTCTGATTACAGTGAGCCTCTGTGCTTTTTTCTGGCGGAGGGGCTGGTTTGAAAATATTTCTACGGTCAAATCTACGGCCAAAGATGATTGAGCAATGAATCAGTTTGATCTGCTGATTTTGGCCATTTACATTATTTGCGTCACCTATGTGATCAA of Trichocoleus sp. FACHB-46 contains these proteins:
- the corA gene encoding magnesium/cobalt transporter CorA; amino-acid sequence: MSNRPSQPLRGFNSQTPKNAFDLSEASLLGDEPSYIDYFYDQPGSMPGTLKIEVDAPPPVIVLIDYSDTKATKVEIEAPEECEPYLDTESVSWVDVKGLGSEDILKRLGHVFNLHPLVLEDIVNVPQRPKVEEYEDQLLIVARMVTLQANGQSFISEQVSFILGQHYLLTVQEEPDHDSFGPVRERIRCNKGTIRKQKSDYLTYALLDSIIDGFFPVLEAYGERIEELEDEVVSNPTRQTLEKIHGIKRELLTLRRSIWPQRDAINMLIRDGSDLISHDVQIYLRDCYDHTVQVLDMVETYRELASSLMDVYLSSVSNRMNEIMKTLTVISAIFIPLTFVAGIYGMNFNTEISPWNMPELNWYLGYPACLTLMVLITVSLCAFFWRRGWFENISTVKSTAKDD